One genomic window of Microbacterium testaceum StLB037 includes the following:
- a CDS encoding glutamate--cysteine ligase yields MTLPFASSTRSSVGLEWELMLADRDTGDLVPRAPEILELVEERTALERYTVTGELLTNTVEVTSGVGDTVAAAVDDIADAIGALRDETEKRGIELLCAGSHPFAQWYDQQVTDKTRYHTLIERTQWWGRNMMIWGVHVHVGVDSVDKVLPIVNALTVFLPHLQALSASSPFWAGERTGYVSNRSLVFQQLPTAGLPWQMETWGQFESYLDDMIRTGVMADATEVRWDIRPAPRWGTVEIRACDGMSTLPELAAVAALAQTLVEHFSRLLDEGRELPGIPPWFARENKWRAARYGLDARVIVDREGTQRPVVEHLRETMEELADVAVELKCAREFAGLETILATGGSSARQVAVADAADGDLREVVQHLIREFRAGPTLREHLAALRV; encoded by the coding sequence ATGACGCTGCCGTTCGCTTCCTCAACGCGATCATCCGTGGGGCTGGAGTGGGAACTCATGCTCGCCGACCGCGACACGGGCGATCTCGTGCCCCGCGCGCCCGAGATCCTGGAGCTCGTCGAGGAGCGCACCGCCCTCGAGCGCTACACCGTGACGGGCGAGCTGCTGACGAACACGGTCGAGGTCACCAGCGGTGTCGGCGACACGGTGGCCGCGGCCGTCGACGACATCGCCGACGCCATCGGCGCCCTCCGCGACGAGACGGAGAAGCGCGGCATCGAACTGCTCTGCGCGGGGAGCCACCCCTTCGCGCAGTGGTACGACCAGCAGGTCACCGACAAGACCAGGTATCACACCCTCATCGAGCGCACCCAGTGGTGGGGGCGCAACATGATGATCTGGGGGGTGCACGTGCACGTGGGCGTCGACTCCGTCGACAAGGTGCTCCCGATCGTCAACGCGCTGACCGTCTTCCTCCCGCACCTGCAGGCGCTGTCGGCATCCAGTCCCTTCTGGGCCGGAGAGCGCACCGGTTACGTCTCGAACCGCTCCCTGGTCTTCCAACAGCTGCCGACGGCGGGGCTCCCCTGGCAGATGGAGACCTGGGGTCAGTTCGAGAGCTACCTCGACGACATGATCCGCACGGGCGTGATGGCGGATGCCACGGAAGTGCGGTGGGACATCCGTCCGGCGCCGCGCTGGGGAACCGTCGAGATCCGCGCGTGCGACGGGATGTCGACCCTCCCCGAGCTCGCCGCCGTCGCGGCGCTGGCCCAGACCCTCGTCGAGCACTTCTCGCGCCTCCTCGACGAGGGCCGGGAACTGCCCGGCATCCCTCCGTGGTTCGCCCGCGAGAACAAGTGGCGCGCTGCGCGCTACGGACTCGACGCACGCGTGATCGTCGACCGCGAGGGAACGCAGCGCCCCGTCGTCGAGCACCTGCGCGAGACCATGGAGGAGTTGGCGGACGTCGCGGTCGAGCTGAAGTGCGCGCGGGAGTTCGCCGGCCTCGAGACGATCCTCGCCACCGGCGGAAGCTCCGCACGGCAGGTCGCGGTCGCGGACGCCGCCGACGGCGACCTGCGCGAGGTCGTGCAGCACCTCATCCGGGAGTTCCGCGCCGGACCGACCCTGCGCGAGCACCTCGCGGCGCTCCGTGTCTGA
- the rpsP gene encoding 30S ribosomal protein S16, giving the protein MAVKIRLKRLGKIRAPYYRIVVADSRTKRDGRVIEEIGKYHPTEEPSFIEVDSERAQYWLSVGAQPTEQVAAILKLTGDWGKFKGDKDAVSTVKVREPKAAFEADASKKSVVKPKAEKKAEAPAADASADDAAETSAE; this is encoded by the coding sequence GTGGCTGTCAAGATCCGTCTCAAGCGTCTCGGTAAGATCCGTGCGCCCTACTACCGCATCGTCGTCGCCGACTCGCGCACCAAGCGCGACGGTCGTGTGATCGAGGAGATCGGCAAGTACCACCCCACCGAGGAGCCCTCGTTCATCGAGGTCGACTCCGAGCGTGCGCAGTACTGGCTCTCGGTCGGCGCCCAGCCCACCGAGCAGGTCGCGGCGATCCTCAAGCTCACCGGCGACTGGGGCAAGTTCAAGGGCGACAAGGACGCCGTGTCCACCGTCAAGGTGCGCGAGCCCAAGGCGGCCTTCGAGGCCGACGCGTCCAAGAAGTCGGTCGTCAAGCCCAAGGCCGAGAAGAAGGCGGAGGCCCCCGCGGCCGACGCTTCGGCCGACGACGCCGCCGAGACCTCGGCCGAGTAG
- a CDS encoding RNA-binding protein, with product MLSAALEHVVKGIVDHPEDVTIRSSTSPRGDVLEVRVHPDDRGRVIGRGGRTAKALRTVVSALADGRRVRVDVADD from the coding sequence GTGCTGTCTGCCGCGCTCGAACACGTCGTCAAGGGGATCGTCGATCACCCTGAGGACGTGACCATCCGTTCCAGCACCTCGCCCCGGGGCGATGTGCTGGAGGTTCGCGTGCACCCCGATGACCGGGGTCGCGTGATCGGGCGCGGCGGACGCACCGCCAAGGCTCTGCGCACCGTCGTCTCCGCCCTCGCCGACGGGCGCCGCGTGCGCGTCGACGTGGCCGACGACTGA
- the rimM gene encoding ribosome maturation factor RimM (Essential for efficient processing of 16S rRNA) yields MAAGDIAGGQPAKTQLRVGRLVKAHGLKGAFKLELYTDDPEGRFVPGNTFTLQVPESSPWHGRPLTVREFRWMNSHPVAFFEGVDDRNAAEELVKAILWIDQDTADAPAEDDAWYDHQLVGLDVVRDGEVVGRVVRVDHFPAQDLLIVRPSGEDREVLVPFVSAIVPEVDIAGGRVVVTPPAGLFEDLPSDDGDEPEDSDRDDSDDASAARED; encoded by the coding sequence ATGGCGGCCGGCGACATCGCGGGCGGACAGCCCGCCAAGACACAGCTCCGCGTGGGGCGGCTCGTCAAGGCCCACGGCCTGAAGGGCGCCTTCAAGCTCGAGCTCTACACCGACGACCCCGAGGGACGCTTCGTCCCGGGGAACACCTTCACTCTGCAGGTGCCGGAGTCGTCGCCGTGGCACGGCCGTCCGTTGACGGTCCGGGAGTTCCGCTGGATGAACTCGCACCCCGTCGCCTTCTTCGAGGGCGTCGACGATCGTAATGCCGCCGAAGAACTCGTCAAGGCGATCCTCTGGATCGACCAGGACACCGCCGACGCCCCGGCCGAAGACGACGCGTGGTACGACCACCAGCTCGTCGGACTCGACGTCGTCCGCGACGGCGAGGTCGTGGGACGCGTGGTCCGCGTCGACCACTTCCCCGCGCAGGACCTGCTGATCGTGCGCCCGTCGGGCGAGGACCGTGAGGTGCTCGTCCCGTTCGTGAGCGCCATCGTCCCCGAGGTCGACATCGCCGGTGGCCGAGTGGTCGTGACACCCCCGGCGGGGCTCTTCGAAGACCTGCCGAGCGACGAC